The DNA segment CGACCCGACGAGCAGTGCGACCGCCAGCAGAGCAAACACCCCGCCGGCGCAGACGAAAAGAATCGACAGACGGTCCGGGGCCAGGACCCGCCATTTTTCTCTGCGCAGGCCGCGCTGGTAGTCCCGCCACCATTCACCTTTGAATCGATTCGACATGGCCTTCATCGGCTGAGAGATGGCTGCGTCCTCCCATATAAGATTTCAAGACATCGGGGATCCGCACCGTCCCGTCAGCCTGCTGGTGGTTTTCCAGGATGGCGACGAAGGTCCTCCCCACGGCCAGGCCGGACCCGTTGAGGGTGTGCACCAGGGTCGTCCCCTTCTGCCCCCTGGTCTTGAAGCGGATATTGGCCCGCCGGGCCTGAAAATCCGTAAACGTGCTGCAGGAAGAGATCTCCCGGTAGAGGCCCTGCCCGGGCAGCCAGACCTCGATATCGTAGGTCTTGGCCGCGGAGAACCCGAGATCGCCCGTGCACAGCGTCACCACCCGGTAGGGAAGCTCCAGCCGCTGCAGGATGTCTTCGGCATCCCGGGTCAACCGCTCGAGCTCCTCCTCCGATTCCTCGGGGCGGGTGAACTTCACGAGCTCCACCTTGTTGAACTGATGCTGCCGGATCAGTCCACGGGTATCCTTGCCGTGGGAGCCCGCCTCCGAGCGGAAACACGGCGTGTAGGCAACGTAGCGGCGCGGCAGCTCCTCCGCGTCCAGGATCTCCTCCCGGTGGATATTGGTCACCGGCACCTCGGCGGTCGGGATCAGGTACAGGTCCCAGTCCTGGATCCGGAACAGATCCTCCGCGAACTTCGGGAGCTGCCCCGTCCCCGTCATGGAGGCGCTGTTCACGAGGAACGGCGGCAGGATCTCCGTATAGCCATGCTCCTGCGTGTGGACATCCAGCATGAAGTTGATGAGCGCCCGCTCGAGCCGGGCGCCTGCACCGCGGTAGAGCGCGAAGCGTGAACCCGAAATCTTGGCCGCGCAAGGGAGATCCAGGATGCCCAGGGCCTCGCCGATATCCCAGTGCGCTTTGGGCTCGAAGGCCGTCCCCCCGGCCTCACCCCACGTCCTCACAACGGGGTTGTCGCGCTCATCGCGTCCGACCGGAACGCTCGGCAGCGGCATGTTGGGGATGACCATCAACAGGCGGTCCAAATCCTCCATGATCGAGGTGAGCGCCTTCTCCTTCTCCTTGATCCGCGTAGAGACCTCCCGCATCTGCTCTATCCGATCGGTGGCATCCTCGCGCCGCTTCTTCATCGCCGCGATCTCTTCGCTCACCTGATTGCGCCGGCAGCGCAGGTCTTCGAGCAGGGTGAGGCCCTCCCGGCGCTCCTGATCCAGCCGTTCGAACATATCCAGATCGAGATCGTTGTGCCTCTTCTGAAGCATCTCCCGAACGCCGTCGAAATTGGCCCGTACAAATTTTAGATCCAACATGATTCATTCCTCCGGGGACCCCCCCTGAACAAAAGCGCAGCACCGGTTCTCACCACCGGGAGGCCGCGCCCCTTCATCCATCATGGCTTGCCGGGCGCTCCCCTTCCCAGACCCGCCGGTCCTCGCCGGCCCGCGCCGCCCGCCGACGAGGACCCGTTACACCGTTTCTTCCCAATCCAGTTCGACACAGTAAGGGAAGTGATCCGAGGGATAAGACCCGTTGCCGGACCGGTCCCTCAGGATGCGGGCGTGTGAAGCGTGAAGCGGCTTCCCCACCAGGATCCAGTCGATTCTTCCAACCTGCGGAACGCCCGTGAAACCATGGTGCGTGAAGCTCTTTTCGCCCCCGTCCAGGCCGAGATCCTCCCAGCTGTCGCTGAGCCCGGTGGTGGGGGCGGTCAGGATCCGGTGCACATCGGACCCGGGGGCGTCGTTGAAATCCCCCAGGAGCACCACGGGCGGTGTCTGTCCGCCGACCCACTCGGCGAGGATGCGGGCCTGCCGGCTGCGCGCCTCGGTGCCGATGTGGTCCAGGTGGGTCACCGCTGCCGTGAGTGAACGGTCGTCTTGACGCACCCTGAGCCTCGCCCAGCTCATCATTCGGGGGAAAGCGCTGTCCCAGTCCTTGCTCCGATGCACCGCCGGCGTCTTCGAGAGCCAGAATTCCCCGCCGCCGAGGAGATCGAAGGCATCCAACCGGTAGAACAGCGTGGGATACTGGCAGGTGTCATCCCAGAAGCGGCCGGGGGCGTGCAGCCGATATCCGGAGAGACCCTCTTCCAGGAATCGCAACTGCGAGGGCAGCCCCTCCTGCGTGCCAAGCAGATGGGGGCGATACCGTTGGATCAGCGCCGCCACCTCGGAACGCCGGTTTGCCCAAGCATTCAGGCCGTCCCTGTGGTTTTCGAAGCGCAGGTTGAACGTCATGACGTGCAATGCAGCGTGTACCTCCCATTCGATCGCCGCGACGAGCGGACGCACCCCGCCACCAGCCGAAATGCGCGCCGGCGTGCGCCATCTTTCGGACTGGAACAGAATCTGGGTATCATTGCAGATTGCTGATGACTTGGCAATGCTTCAGATAACAGATTTTACGCCAGCCGGACAAGCCGATCAACGCGGCGGAGCCACCGGCCGGAGCGGGGCAGACCAGCCTCCGGGCGCAGGCCGGCCGGCGTTAGAGGATGTCGAACGGAGAACGCCAATCGGAACGGTCGGGCATGGGTCTGGCGGGCACCCACCAGCGCGAATCGTCGTACGTACGGCTGCGGTCCGTGGTTCCACAGCCGCTCACACAAGCCCCAAAAAACGCACAAATCAGCAGTACGGCAGCAATCTCGAGAATGCGCTTCACCTTGCCCATGTAATCCCTCAGTCCCCTTCCTCTTGGAGTTTTGCGGCCCTCACCCGGAGCAGGCAACTTCGTTTCCAGCCGGAAATGGTCTTTTGGCCAATCTCAGCGTCAATCTGCACGTTTGTTTGTGCGGCGGCCTGCAGGACGCCTCCACGCAAACTCTTGATTTTCTTGATATTGGCCAAAAATTCTCATTTCCGGACTGGAAACCGGGTTCCACCGGGAAATCATTTCGCATGGATACAACTTGGCCGCGGGCGCCGCGTTGGATGCACCGGCCCCACATTTACCGAAAATCAGGCGGAATGGCAAGGTTATTCTAGACAGGGGCGGCTTCGCGAAGAAAAGCGATTATTCATCCCATTTTCCTAATTTTTTCCGTGAACGTGTTGTATAGTACCGGCGTTTATGCAACGATCGAAGATCTAGAGTTCTTGGCCCGGCGTGTTTTGGTTTCCATCCGGAAATCGTCTTTTTGGCCAATCTCGGCGTCAATCTTTACGTTTGTTCGTGCGGCGGCCTGCAGGACGCCTCCGCGCAAGCGCAGGATTTCCTTGATATTGGCCGGACCGGGACCCGCTGCGAAGCGGTGGGACGGGGCATTCGGAGGATGTGAAAAAACCGGGATCGGCCCGAAGGGCTGGGACTGAGCACGCGCATGGTGAGAAGAAAAAGCCTCATTTCCGTATTGGAAACGGGGTTCTACAGGGAGATCATTTCCGGATGGAAGCGTTTTAGATCTCCCTCTGACTCATCCCCACGGGAGAGGGCTCGAAATCGACCGGTTACACCCTCTAGGAGGCCCTGTTCAGCTTCCGGGAAAGGATTTTTTTGAATGTCCATCTCAGACGAGCGCTTTCCTCCCCCCGCTTTTGAAGCCACATGCGCTGGGTTCAAGAAGATCATCGACTCCATCCCGATCGCGATCACTGTTTTCGATGAAAATGAAGAGGTCGCCTATGCCAATGAACTCTCCGAAAAACTTTTCGCCAACAGCTTCGAGGCGAAGGCGCCCGGGCTCCGATGCGGGGATTTCATCGGATGCACGAACCGCCATCGTCACCCGCGCGGATGCGGTTACTCACCTGACTGCCCCAATTGCCCTTTTTTAAGGGCGATACGCTCAGCACTCTCCGGAGAGAGCGCCGACTTTATCCAGGCCGGTGAGGCGCTGCTCGCCAGAGACCGCGCGCGTGAACCGATCTGGATCAGATACAAGGTCCGCCCCGTGCAGGTCGGCGGCGGACAGATCGCCGTATTGGCCACCGAAGACATCACGGAGGAAAAACGGACGGCTGCAGCCCTCAGACAGCAGGAGGCATTCCAGCAGGCTATCTTCGCGGCCTCTCCCGTGGCCCTTTATTCGATCGACCTCCTAGGAAATGTCCTTGCCTGGAACGCCTCCGCCGAACGGGTCTTCGGCTGGAGCGCCGAGGAAGTGCTCGGCAAACCGCTGCCTTTGGTTCCCGAGGAGAAACAGGACGAATTCCGGAGGCTTCGCGACCGTGTCCAAGCAGGCGAGACACTCACGGGTCTAGAACTCGTCCGCCGAAGAAAGGACGGCTCCACGATTCAATGCAGCCTTTCCACCGCGCCCATCGTCGACGAAACCGGGGCGGTCGTCGGAATCACTGGGGCCATGCAGGACATCACCGAGCGCAAACAGATGGAAGGGGCGGTGCGCGCCAGCGAGGGCCACTACCGTTCGCTCTTCGAGCACTCCCACGACGGCATCATGCTGACAGCGCCGGACGGATCCATCTTGGACGCCAACCCGGCCGCCTGCAGGATGCTCGGCAGAAGCGTCGGGGAACTGAGGCGGATCGGACGCAACGGGGTCGTGAATCTCGCCGATCCCCGGCTCCAAAGCGCTCTCGAGACCCGTGCCCGCCTGGGACGCTACCAGACAGAGCTGACGTTTATACGTGCCGATGGAACGATTTTCCCGGTCGACGTCTCGTCGACTATCTATCACGACCAGGACGGTCTGCAGAAGACGAGCCTGCTCGTACGGGATATCAGCGAACGGAAGCAGGCCGAAGCCGATGCGGAAAGACTGCGCGACCGGCTCACCCAGAGCCAGAGGATCGAATCGGTCGGGCGACTGGCCGGCGGGGTGGCGCACGAGTTCAACAACAAACTCATGGTCATCCTCGGGTACATCGAACTCGCCCTGAATCAGGTCGACCCGGCAGATCCCCTGAAGGAGGATCTCAGCATAGTCCAGGAAGCGGCCTTGAAATCTGCGGAGCTGGT comes from the Desulfatiglans anilini DSM 4660 genome and includes:
- the serS gene encoding serine--tRNA ligase, which gives rise to MLDLKFVRANFDGVREMLQKRHNDLDLDMFERLDQERREGLTLLEDLRCRRNQVSEEIAAMKKRREDATDRIEQMREVSTRIKEKEKALTSIMEDLDRLLMVIPNMPLPSVPVGRDERDNPVVRTWGEAGGTAFEPKAHWDIGEALGILDLPCAAKISGSRFALYRGAGARLERALINFMLDVHTQEHGYTEILPPFLVNSASMTGTGQLPKFAEDLFRIQDWDLYLIPTAEVPVTNIHREEILDAEELPRRYVAYTPCFRSEAGSHGKDTRGLIRQHQFNKVELVKFTRPEESEEELERLTRDAEDILQRLELPYRVVTLCTGDLGFSAAKTYDIEVWLPGQGLYREISSCSTFTDFQARRANIRFKTRGQKGTTLVHTLNGSGLAVGRTFVAILENHQQADGTVRIPDVLKSYMGGRSHLSADEGHVESIQR
- a CDS encoding endonuclease/exonuclease/phosphatase family protein, which gives rise to MTFNLRFENHRDGLNAWANRRSEVAALIQRYRPHLLGTQEGLPSQLRFLEEGLSGYRLHAPGRFWDDTCQYPTLFYRLDAFDLLGGGEFWLSKTPAVHRSKDWDSAFPRMMSWARLRVRQDDRSLTAAVTHLDHIGTEARSRQARILAEWVGGQTPPVVLLGDFNDAPGSDVHRILTAPTTGLSDSWEDLGLDGGEKSFTHHGFTGVPQVGRIDWILVGKPLHASHARILRDRSGNGSYPSDHFPYCVELDWEETV
- a CDS encoding PAS domain S-box protein, with amino-acid sequence MSISDERFPPPAFEATCAGFKKIIDSIPIAITVFDENEEVAYANELSEKLFANSFEAKAPGLRCGDFIGCTNRHRHPRGCGYSPDCPNCPFLRAIRSALSGESADFIQAGEALLARDRAREPIWIRYKVRPVQVGGGQIAVLATEDITEEKRTAAALRQQEAFQQAIFAASPVALYSIDLLGNVLAWNASAERVFGWSAEEVLGKPLPLVPEEKQDEFRRLRDRVQAGETLTGLELVRRRKDGSTIQCSLSTAPIVDETGAVVGITGAMQDITERKQMEGAVRASEGHYRSLFEHSHDGIMLTAPDGSILDANPAACRMLGRSVGELRRIGRNGVVNLADPRLQSALETRARLGRYQTELTFIRADGTIFPVDVSSTIYHDQDGLQKTSLLVRDISERKQAEADAERLRDRLTQSQRIESVGRLAGGVAHEFNNKLMVILGYIELALNQVDPADPLKEDLSIVQEAALKSAELVKQLLAFAQKQMIQPMALELNRKISDILTMVEVLVGERITLIWSPSADLWPVRIDPSQIDQVLVNLALNARDAISGTGTLTIETENISEREFDPGELENAAPGDYVRLAVRDDGCGMTPEVQKALFEPFFTTKPFGQSTGLGLPAVHGIVSQNGGFIRVTSSPGQGAPFRIYLPRAEAASGRSRNSFSGSPPLLGKRENRLPS